From Arachis stenosperma cultivar V10309 chromosome 2, arast.V10309.gnm1.PFL2, whole genome shotgun sequence, one genomic window encodes:
- the LOC130961273 gene encoding serine acetyltransferase 5 produces the protein MPTSSSPPKPTAEHGTGGGAGVGGLYEEEGWVWGQIKAEARRDAESEPALASYLYSTILSHPSLERSISFHLGNKLCSSTLLSTLLYDLFLNAFSSDRALLSATVADLRAARERDPACVSYSHCLLNYKGFLACQAHRVAHRLWQQSRRPLALALQSRIADVFAVDIHPAARIGKGILFDHATGVVVGETAVIGNNVSILHHVTLGGTGKVGGDRHPKIGDGVLIGAGATILGNVRIGEGAKIGAGSVVLIDVPPRTTAVGNPARLVGGKEKPSKHEDVPGESMDHTSFISEWSDYII, from the exons atgccGACCTCCTCATCTCCGCCGAAGCCCACGGCGGAGCACGGCACCGGCGGCGGAGCCGGAGTAGGAGGATTATACGAAGAGGAAGGATGGGTTTGGGGGCAGATCAAAGCGGAGGCGCGTCGCGACGCCGAATCGGAGCCGGCGCTGGCGAGCTACCTTTATTCAACGATTCTCTCTCACCCTTCATTGGAGCGTTCGATTTCGTTCCATTTAGGGAACAAGCTTTGTTCTTCGACGCTACTTTCGACGCTGCTCTATGACCTTTTCCTCAACGCGTTTTCCTCCGATCGTGCACTGCTCTCCGCCACCGTCGCCGACCTTCGTGCCGCAAGGGAGCGGGATCCGGCGTGTGTGTCGTACTCTCACTGCTTGCTCAATTATAAAGGTTTCCTTGCATGCCAG GCTCACCGTGTGGCACACCGACTGTGGCAGCAGTCACGGCGGCCATTGGCCCTAGCACTCCAGTCTCGGATAGCTGATGTCTTTGCCGTGGACATTCACCCTGCGGCGAGGATTGGGAAAGGGATTCTGTTTGATCATGCGACCGGCGTGGTGGTTGGAGAGACTGCAGTGATTGGCAATAATGTCTCTATTCTGCACCATGTGACCCTCGGTGGTACCGGCAAGGTTGGTGGGGACAGGCACCCCAAGATTGGTGATGGTGTGCTGATTGGTGCCGGTGCCACAATTCTTGGCAACGTGAGGATTGGTGAAGGTGCTAAGATCGGTGCTGGGAGCGTTGTTTTAATTGACGTGCCGCCACGGACTACCGCGGTTGGGAACCCGGCGAGGTTGGTAGGTGGGAAGGAGAAGCCTTCTAAGCATGAGGATGTCCCCGGGGAGTCAATGGACCATACTTCCTTCATCTCTGAATGGTCagattatattatttga
- the LOC130961272 gene encoding pentatricopeptide repeat-containing protein At2g22410, mitochondrial-like — translation MKPSSSQIKALHAHLIRTYREAHASSSICHVITSYTLSPTTLPKAHLVLLRIQKPTLSLWNLVIRAWSLSHHQPHHAITTCNLMFRHGLFGNHLTYPSLFKACARVNDVLCGEMAHVRVLKLGFGSWLFVSNAMVHMYGCLGEMGCAQKVFDEMPERDLVSWNSLICGYSMGKRFREVLSVFEEMCAVGVRGDAVTMVKVLFACSCLGEWGVFDQMVEYIEENGVEIDVYLGNTLIDLYGRRRIVDRAREVFDRMQRRNVVSWNAMIMGYLRGGDLIGARKMFDEMPQRDVFSWTSMITGYSQANQFADAVRLFKEMMEAKVKPDEVTVASVLSACAHIGSLDVGEAVHDYIRKHGVKADVYVGNAFIDMYCKSGVVEKALEVFNGMSKKDCVSWNSLISGLAVNGFAIPSLDYFSLMLKEGVQPTHGAFLGVLLACAHAGLVDKGLEYFESMEKVYGLKPEMKHYGCIVDLLSRSGNLQRAYEFIEKMPMAPDVVVWRILLSASQIHGNLPLAEIASNKLLALDPSNSGNYVLSSNTYAGSNRWEDVVKMRGLMEESNVHKTSGSSSIEIVGSSSSIVN, via the coding sequence ATGAAACCTTCATCTTCCCAGATCAAAGCCCTGCATGCCCACCTCATCCGAACTTACCGTGAAGCCCACGCTTCCTCTTCCATCTGCCACGTCATCACATCCTACACTCTCTCCCCAACAACACTCCCCAAAGCCCACCTCGTACTCCTCCGAATCCAAAAGCCCACCTTGTCCCTATGGAACCTCGTGATCCGAGCTTGGTCCCTCTCCCACCACCAACCTCATCATGCAATCACGACCTGCAACCTCATGTTCCGCCATGGCCTCTTTGGAAACCACCTCACTTACCCTTCTCTGTTCAAGGCCTGTGCGCGAGTTAACGATGTTTTGTGCGGTGAAATGGCTCATGTTCGTGTTCTAAAACTTGGGTTTGGATCGTGGTTATTTGTCTCCAACGCGATGGTTCACATGTATGGCTGTTTAGGTGAGATGGGGTGTGCTCAGaaggtgtttgatgaaatgcctgAGAGGGATTTGGTGTCTTGGAACTCGTTGATTTGTGGGTATAGCATGGGGAAGAGGTTTAGGGAGGTTTTGAGTGTTTTTGAAGAAATGTGTGCGGTTGGTGTAAGAGGGGATGCAGTGACTATGGTGAAGGTTTTGTTTGCATGCTCTTGTTTGGGTGAGTGGGGTGTTTTTGATCAAATGGTGGAGTACATTGAGGAAAATGGTGTTGAGATTGATGTTTACTTGGGGAACACGCTTATTGATTTGTACGGACGACGCCGCATTGTTGATCGGGCTAGAGAAGTATTTGATCGGATGCAAAGGAGGAATGTGGTCTCCTGGAATGCCATGATTATGGGATATTTGAGAGGTGGGGACTTAATTGGTGCTAGGAagatgtttgatgaaatgccgCAAAGAGACGTGTTCTCGTGGACCAGCATGATTACGGGTTACTCTCAAGCAAACCAATTTGCTGATGCAGTGAGGCTTTTCAAAGAGATGATGGAAGCTAAAGTGAAGCCGGACGAGGTAACTGTTGCTAGCGTGCTTTCCGCATGTGCACATATCGGTTCACTTGATGTTGGGGAGGCTGTCCATGACTATATAAGGAAACATGGGGTTAAAGCCGACGTTTATGTTGGAAATGCCTTTATAGATATGTATTGCAAATCTGGTGTAGTTGAGAAAGCTTTGGAGGTGTTTAATGGGATGAGTAAGAAGGACTGTGTGTCATGGAATTCACTAATTTCAGGTCTTGCAGTGAACGGTTTTGCGATTCCCTCTCTCGATTACTTTTCCCTGATGTTGAAAGAAGGCGTGCAGCCGACGCACGGAGCCTTTCTCGGGGTTTTGCTGGCCTGTGCTCATGCTGGATTGGTTGATAAAGGATTAGAATACTTTGAAAGTATGGAAAAGGTTTATGGACTGAAACCGGAAATGAAACACTACGGATGCATAGTCGATCTTTTGAGTCGCTCTGGTAATTTACAAAGGGCCTACGAGTTCATCGAAAAAATGCCGATGGCTCCAGATGTTGTGGTGTGGAGGATATTGTTGAGTGCCTCTCAGATTCATGGAAATCTACCCTTGGCTGAGATTGCCTCAAACAAGCTTCTTGCACTTGATCCTTCTAACAGTGGTAACTATGTACTCTCATCTAATACCTATGCTGGGTCCAACAGATGGGAAGATGTTGTTAAAATGAGGGGACTTATGGAAGAGAGTAATGTACATAAAACATCAGGAAGCAGTTCCATAGAAATAGTTGGTTCAAGCAGTTCCATAGTAAATTGA